A window from Temnothorax longispinosus isolate EJ_2023e chromosome 1, Tlon_JGU_v1, whole genome shotgun sequence encodes these proteins:
- the LOC139812645 gene encoding uncharacterized protein isoform X1, with product MGEKTFNLTWNNHLANLSGLFEALYKSGSLTDATLACQGGMLRAHRLVLAACSPYFERVFKEHYGEQPILILKGVAVEEMECLLDFMYRGSIDVAEEHLPSLIKTATDLEIRGLSGEQKTQESNRNLYTRVETRMQRCHIETRVHTTEYIKEPSVIPFLPKHSTVDSMEDHIKVEDIEVEDDPMVIDGHEDSFDELPRSTETQIRRIPPPMYKRETRFKGQKRVSVGRVTRNNDPLESRSKDSSRESSCEDSSRIVKCEPNLNDESATDVAVSSVHQETSKSSDEPSKVGVKRKYDVMKRVGGNEGRETRTLSKSERAQHKPFSCDLCTLAFTRASHLARHRRVHTGERPFACSICPRMFARQDKLKQHLDSHLQWPKRKGNQTVPSLPTKGKRGRPRKVNLEQSAMMEEILKFGEFSSLLNKSHSANSTNKSENSGNTGDDGKRKEAHRDDDDSSQREKDNRGCQVENGQDIV from the exons ATGGGCGAGAAGACGTTCAACCTGACGTGGAACAATCACCTGGCGAATCTGTCGGGTTTGTTCGAGGCTCTTTACAAGAGCGGCTCCTTGACGGACGCGACTTTGGCTTGCCAGGGTGGCATGTTGAGGGCCCATAGATTGGTGCTGGCAGCGTGTAGTCCTTACTTCGAAAGGGTCTTTAAGGAACATTACGGAGAGCAACCCATTCTCATTTTAAAAG GTGTCGCTGTCGAGGAAATGGAATGCCTGTTGGACTTCATGTACAGAGGATCCATCGATGTAGCGGAGGAGCACCTTCCCTCGCTGATAAAAACTGCCACCGATTTGGAGATACGCGGTCTCTCCGGGGAGCAGAAAACCCAGGAGAGCAACCGCAACCTCTACACCAGGGTCGAGACGCGGATGCAGCGATGCCATATCGAAACCAGAGTGCACACCACCGAGTACATCAAGGAGCCGTCGGTGATCCCTTTCCTGCCGAAGCACTCGACCGTCGATTCGATGGAGGACCACATTAAAGTGGAGGATATCGAAGTGGAGGACGACCCGATGGTGATCGACGGGCACGAGGACAGCTTCGACGAGCTTCCGCGATCCACGGAAACGCAAATT aGGCGTATACCACCTCCGATGTACAAGCGGGAGACCAGATTCAAAGGGCAGAAGAGAGTATCCGTGGGCCGCGTGACACGAAACAACGACCCATTGGAATCGAGATCGAAAGACTCCTCGCGAGAATCGAGCTGCGAGGATTCCTCGAGGATCGTCAAGTGTGAGCCTAATCTTAACGACGAATCCGCGACGGATGTCGCGGTATCGAGCGTACATCAG GAAACTTCGAAAAGCTCGGACGAACCGTCGAAGGTGGGTGTGAAGAGGAAATACGACGTCATGAAGAGAGTAGGAGGAAACGAGGGAAGAGAGACAAGGACGCTGAGCAAATCCGAAAGGGCGCAACACAAGCCCTTCTCCTGCGACCTTTGTACTTTGGCTTTCACGAGAGCGTCGCACTTAGCGAGGCATAGAAGAGTGCACACGGGCGAAAGACCCTTCGCCTGCAGTATCTGCCCGCGAATGTTCGCTAGGCAGGACAAGCTGAAGCAACATCTGGATTCGCACTTGCAATGGCCGAAGAGAAAGGGCAACCAAACAGTCCCCTCGTTACCAACGAAGGGCAAACGCGGCAGACCACGTAAG GTTAATTTGGAGCAATCTGCGATGAtggaagaaattttaaagtttgGCGAGTTTAGCTCTCTATTGAACAAGTCGCATTCCGCGAATTCGACGAATAAGAGTGAAAATTCCGGGAATACTGGAGACGATGGCAAGAGGAAAGAAGCGCATCGTGACGATGACGATTCGTCCCAAAGGGAAAAAGACAACCGCGGCTGCCAGGTCGAAAATGGCCAAGATatcgtttaa
- the LOC139812645 gene encoding uncharacterized protein isoform X2 — MGEKTFNLTWNNHLANLSGLFEALYKSGSLTDATLACQGGMLRAHRLVLAACSPYFERVFKEHYGEQPILILKGVAVEEMECLLDFMYRGSIDVAEEHLPSLIKTATDLEIRGLSGEQKTQESNRNLYTRVETRMQRCHIETRVHTTEYIKEPSVIPFLPKHSTVDSMEDHIKVEDIEVEDDPMVIDGHEDSFDELPRSTETQIRRIPPPMYKRETRFKGQKRVSVGRVTRNNDPLESRSKDSSRESSCEDSSRIVKCEPNLNDESATDVAVSSVHQETSKSSDEPSKVGVKRKYDVMKRVGGNEGRETRTLSKSERAQHKPFSCDLCTLAFTRASHLARHRRVHTGERPFACSICPRMFARQDKLKQHLDSHLQWPKRKGNQTVPSLPTKGKRGRPR; from the exons ATGGGCGAGAAGACGTTCAACCTGACGTGGAACAATCACCTGGCGAATCTGTCGGGTTTGTTCGAGGCTCTTTACAAGAGCGGCTCCTTGACGGACGCGACTTTGGCTTGCCAGGGTGGCATGTTGAGGGCCCATAGATTGGTGCTGGCAGCGTGTAGTCCTTACTTCGAAAGGGTCTTTAAGGAACATTACGGAGAGCAACCCATTCTCATTTTAAAAG GTGTCGCTGTCGAGGAAATGGAATGCCTGTTGGACTTCATGTACAGAGGATCCATCGATGTAGCGGAGGAGCACCTTCCCTCGCTGATAAAAACTGCCACCGATTTGGAGATACGCGGTCTCTCCGGGGAGCAGAAAACCCAGGAGAGCAACCGCAACCTCTACACCAGGGTCGAGACGCGGATGCAGCGATGCCATATCGAAACCAGAGTGCACACCACCGAGTACATCAAGGAGCCGTCGGTGATCCCTTTCCTGCCGAAGCACTCGACCGTCGATTCGATGGAGGACCACATTAAAGTGGAGGATATCGAAGTGGAGGACGACCCGATGGTGATCGACGGGCACGAGGACAGCTTCGACGAGCTTCCGCGATCCACGGAAACGCAAATT aGGCGTATACCACCTCCGATGTACAAGCGGGAGACCAGATTCAAAGGGCAGAAGAGAGTATCCGTGGGCCGCGTGACACGAAACAACGACCCATTGGAATCGAGATCGAAAGACTCCTCGCGAGAATCGAGCTGCGAGGATTCCTCGAGGATCGTCAAGTGTGAGCCTAATCTTAACGACGAATCCGCGACGGATGTCGCGGTATCGAGCGTACATCAG GAAACTTCGAAAAGCTCGGACGAACCGTCGAAGGTGGGTGTGAAGAGGAAATACGACGTCATGAAGAGAGTAGGAGGAAACGAGGGAAGAGAGACAAGGACGCTGAGCAAATCCGAAAGGGCGCAACACAAGCCCTTCTCCTGCGACCTTTGTACTTTGGCTTTCACGAGAGCGTCGCACTTAGCGAGGCATAGAAGAGTGCACACGGGCGAAAGACCCTTCGCCTGCAGTATCTGCCCGCGAATGTTCGCTAGGCAGGACAAGCTGAAGCAACATCTGGATTCGCACTTGCAATGGCCGAAGAGAAAGGGCAACCAAACAGTCCCCTCGTTACCAACGAAGGGCAAACGCGGCAGACCAC GTTAA
- the Hd gene encoding protein downstream neighbor of son homolog has protein sequence MSNLTLHTPMAESENASALEWTRPDQVMQLHRMKLKKRALQARINKTTINAGDRQTATNLDALNSSVNVPQRISYQKRKNPFAINETCKKQKDLTSTGLEISNDNTLFELLHIDVQQEKPTTDSSTKDSLTFANVLSKLESTNQTSDASAPKGAKHIPIDWTLKTKMRFMSPKPFPWNGKLKTSEEASGTTGFVRCLDIGEKETTLDTSLNARFHQCCLIWQHPSLPWLELFPRSAGKVSASLANNASIVNNQNMKDALYREWCDSFRSLFHLLRARQCPYFYVCANTFTVLFRAAGICGLSEIHALITPTTRGFRQSLKQEEIEFSMPLRKDYKRRSDPTDPDSKTADVSTVDCQQESENYEEEEDDDETQDAWLESLGVENSEIKKINHSQARMTLEKESEVDNLRQSLVFVRGVETQALFNFLINCKSAIAMTGALAGVPPTLLAPTAFHGATLKPLKVRESVVRDNNDRYYSLELKGPLLPHVLPSLCHLMKSSQLEQYSASCAQLASTTSFSTARHGHAIVTREEDLDTTKDSLPPNVFGQENLSDCGFNEELLSHFCSPDPARIEILDSLKFFNGLYTWS, from the exons ATGTCAAATCTAACTTTGCACACGCCAATGGCGGAATCTGAAAATGCAAGTGCATTGGAGTGGACGCGTCCTGATCAAGTGATGCAACTGCATCGtatgaaattaaagaaacgtgCGCTTCAAGCGCGTATAAACAAAACGACCATCAACGCTGGTGATCGACAAACGGCTACGAATTTAGACGCGCTTAACTCCAGTGTTAATGTACCACAACGTATATCTTACCAGAAGCGTAAGAACCCTTTCGCGATCAATGAAACGTGTAAGAAGCAGAAGGATTTAACGTCAACCGGATTAGAAATCAGTAACGACAACACATTGTTTGAATTACTACACATCGACGTTCAACAGGAGAAGCCAACGACAGATTCATCCACAAAGGATTCCTTGACTTTTGCTAACGTTCTTTCAAAACTAGAATCGACTAATCAGACTTCAGACGCAAGTGCTCCAAAGGGTGCAAAGCATATTCCTATAGATTGGACATTGAAAACTAAAATGAGGTTTATGTCTCCAAAGCCTTTTCCATGGAACGGCAAGCTCAAAACGAGCGAAGAGGCATCAGGCACCACAGGATTTGTGAGATGTTTAGATatcggagagaaagagacaacTTTGGACACTAGTTTAAACGCAAG ATTCCATCAATGTTGCTTGATATGGCAACATCCATCTTTACCGTGGTTAGAGTTATTCCCTCGCTCTGCTGGTAAAGTGAGTGCATCTCTCGCAAATAATGCATCGATAGTGAACAatcaaaatatgaaagatgCATTGTATCGAGAATGGTGTGATAGCTTCAGATCCCTATTTCATTTATTGCGAGCAAGGCAATGTCCATACTTTTACGTATGCGCGAACACATTTACAGTGCTTTTTCGTGCCGCTGGAATCTGCGGATTGTCAGAGATTCATGCTCTTATTACACCTACAACACGTGGATTTCGTCAGTCATTAAAACAAGAAG aaatagaaTTCTCTATGCCTTTAAGGAAGGATTACAAAAGACGATCCGACCCGACAGATCCCGATTCTAAAACTGCAGATGTGTCTACCGTGGATTGTCAGCAAGAGAGTGAAAAttacgaagaagaagaagatgatgACGAAACTCAAGACGCATGGCTCGAGAGTCTTGGAGTAGAAAATtcagaaattaagaaaattaatcacTCACAG GCAAGGATGACTTTGGAGAAAGAAAGCGAGGTAGATAACTTGAGACAATCCCTTGTGTTCGTAAGAGGTGTGGAGACGCAGGCGTTGTTTAACTTCCTAATTAATTGCAAGTCGGCTATCGCGATGACCGGTGCGTTAGCCGGTGTTCCTCCTACGCTTTTGGCTCCGACGGCCTTCCACGGTGCTACGTTAAAACCGCTCAAG gttCGAGAAAGCGTAGTGCGCGATAATAACGACAGATACTATTCCCTCGAATTGAAAGGACCCCTTTTGCCGCATGTGTTGCCTTCTCTCTGTCACTTGATGAAATCCAGTCAATTGGAGCAGTACTCGGCAAGCTGCGCGCAGTTGGCCTCGACAACTTCGTTTTCCACGGCGAGGCACG GCCACGCGATTGTCACGAGAGAAGAAGATCTCGATACCACGAAGGACTCCCTACCGCCTAACGTTTTCGGGCAAGAAAATTTGAGCGATTGCGGATTTAACGAAGAATTATTGAGCCATTTTTGCAGTCCCGACCCGGCCAGGATAGAAATTTTGGATAGCctcaaattttttaacggACTATATACATGGTCGTGA